A region of the Dreissena polymorpha isolate Duluth1 chromosome 6, UMN_Dpol_1.0, whole genome shotgun sequence genome:
ACTCTCGAAATAAGGTTAGAAACTACGCTCTCCTCTTTGAAATCACGCAAACTATCGTGATCTCATTAGCCGACAGGTTAACTCTAGACCAGACTTtgtgcatatggcataagatcaAGGTTTGCATGACATGActcatataatattaaaattcacTATTGTTGATGCTGtgtgtaatattttattgttattgtaaaacaATCATATCAGTTATTCCCCTCATTGTCGTATAGCTTTTAAATGTTCACGCATATACAATTAAAGGGTCAATACTTCAATTTTAGAGTACAGCATCGATGTTAAGGGAAGTTCGTGTCAAGGAGGTGACTGCAGGTGCACGTGGGCTATAAATGCCTCTGTTAAACCAGTAAAACATCATGAAGGTATGACAAACGAGTTTctgttataaataattttatcttAAGAAcgcttttattatcatatatggCGAAcctaaacatttgtaaaaaacatttgcaaaatcgactctatattatttaaatagaacataatgaacttgtcAATCGCAAAATATATCATTTAGGATGAACATGGTAGACTTTATATTGTGTACTGTAAACTTGTATTTGTGCAATGCTCACTTGATGAAATTTGTCAAGACCAAACATTACTTACATCTTGTAAATGACtattgaattttgtttaaaaatcaatttaacgtGAAAAGCAGCAAAAATAAGATATTGTTATATCTAccttttatattttaagtattatatatgtttttaacgattatacatatattaactCAATTCATTATCGTTAAAAAaaacaggcactcggcattagctactaccccccatgacaaaatatttcgtcgattttgtttttgtttttacttatatatataacaaggtatgagACTTAGACCCTTGAATTGCTGATTTCGGGGTACCAGCCAATTTCCGAAGCTCACTACTCCATCAATGTTCTACCGATTTGCACAATTTTGGTATCAAACAACGTAGAAGACTTCATACTAAATGAATAAATCGATGCATGTTCGCATAAGTCTACCGTAAAGCAGTCATCAAAAAACAAACTTGCAACAACATTTCCAAGAATCGATCTGATTACCTCGAAAATACattacacatgtacataattcgGTTGTACAGTCATTCGCATTGTAATCTCACATCGCATACAATCAAAaccaatgaaaacaaaattaacacgtACTAACATATAAGTCCATTTAACTCCAATCTGTTGCGAGAATCAACTTTTCAGCTATTCAACCGATGCCTTTCACAAATGCTACGCCAGTGTCGAGTTCAAAATAGTTTTTAACAAAGCTGTGCTTTCATTGGTCAATAACGGAGGTGTGACTATTCTTGTATAATAGCGTAACGATATTGAAAGGCATCGGTTGAATAGTTGGAAAGCTGATTTTCGCCACATATTGGAGATAGAGAGCTATATATGTTagtaagaaatacatttttttaattttgattgtatttgtttGCATGAAATGTATAAGTACAATACGAATGACTGTCAAACCGAAGTGTGTACGTTTGTTATGTAGTTTCGTGGTAATCAGATCGATTCTTGCAAATGTTGTTGCAAGTTTGTTTTTTGATGACCGCTTAACGGTAAACGTATGCGGACATGCATCGATTTATTCATTTAGTATGAAGTCTTCAGCGGTGTTTGATACCAGAATTGTGCAAATCGGTTGAAAAGTGATGGAGTAGTGAGCTTCGGAAATTGGCTGGTATGCCGAAATCAGCAATTCAAGGGTCTAAgtcacataccttgttatatatatatatatatatatttatatataagtaaataaaaaaaattcgacgaacttttgtcatgttatttattattactaaTGGACAATTTTGAAAGTTTGGGAAGGGGGTAGTAGCTTATGCCGAGTGCCTATGGTTAAAAAGGCATCCTTGAATATACCTTGCTATGTATACGAGAACAGTTAAGGGGATATGTGTACactcattcatttttaattattgCAGGTACTGATTGCTTGATCAGTAAAAGCCATAAAGGTATGTTTTGAGTGATAATGTTTCTCTGTGTAACATGTGTTTcttacgttttttttatttaaaatctttgaacataattttttgtttgtCATTTTTATATAAAGGGCAAAATTTTACtcacagaaaaaaacatttgtaCTGTAAGCATAATATAACGATtacaaataataatcaataaagtcatcataataattataaataaaataacggtAATAATAAGTTGTAAAATATGTTGTTCTGGATAAAATATAACTTAGTAGGTCATGCTGTTATTCTGTCATTACCATTGTTACATTTATGTTATTAGGTTATCGCAATTGTGCCGCTAATCCAAACTTTGGTTGCATCGGCCAGTGTATGGAATGCAACGGCAAATGTATGAACTACAGCAGTATGGTTGAACAGTATCTGGGCAAAGATTCTCCTTGCACAGAAGAGATGGATCCAATTGGGTGTAAGCCTCGCTGTTTGATTGCTGTTGTGCAGTGTAAAGAGTTTCGTCGCTTTCGTTTCTTTAAAAACGGATCTGCTAAAAAATATTTCTACTAAAGCTgagtaattattattttaattataacagCCAGTATTAAAGTTGATTGGTTGACATTTAAACTAGTACCAGGGTACCTTAAAATACAGCCTATAGCCTCTTCCGGCGTTCCAGGGGCGATATTttttagtcgcgttctgagaaaacaggatttaatgcatgagCTTAAAGTGTCGCAAAGCTTGTgcaatcagggacatcactttccaccCAAACTGGATTTTGGCTTAGAAGCACTACTTTTAAACGAAACAATCCTTAAAATCGGAAAGCGTCGtccgacacaggctaatctgggacgacactttacgcacacttcacgcacactttaagcacattcgtTAGGCACAGTTTTCCCACAACGAGGCTCATTTTACAACTGGAATGCATTGTGTTCCTTGCCTTCAGGTTGCACTGTGCTGCATATGCGTCAGGATGATTACTGTCTCAACGGCGGGAAATTATTGTGCGAAGATGATAAGAAAGAACCAATCTGCACGTGTCCGGTGGGATGGACCGGATCCCGTTGTGAGAGTCGAATGATTGAGAATGTAAGTTACTATAAGAAAACCAGTCTGATTCTAGTGATGCTTGTGACAATTAATgagcatcgctctgggaaaacggatcTTAATGAATATGTGTAAAATATCGTCACAAATAGGCATGTGCCGTT
Encoded here:
- the LOC127835410 gene encoding neurogenic locus notch homolog protein 1-like; translation: MEAKIVAWGVFLTCVGETVGRPCAAKLTEYSIDVKGSSCQGGDCRCTWAINASVKPVKHHEGTDCLISKSHKGYRNCAANPNFGCIGQCMECNGKCMNYSSMVEQYLGKDSPCTEEMDPIGCCTVLHMRQDDYCLNGGKLLCEDDKKEPICTCPVGWTGSRCESRMIENVTCKCFKTDITWNSFYGINDMYRCTDDDRPENWTECRQNRCVCEKSDVHHSKKSLPECSLEEISVLPPEELCANGAALVSRSTAITFTFPLTLIYSKMF